One genomic region from Vanacampus margaritifer isolate UIUO_Vmar chromosome 2, RoL_Vmar_1.0, whole genome shotgun sequence encodes:
- the cirbpa gene encoding cold inducible RNA binding protein a isoform X2: MSDEGKLFVGGLNFTTTEESLASAFGKYGNIEKVDVIKDKETGRSRGFGFVKYENVEDAKDALEAMNGKTLDGRSIRVDEAGKGGRSRGGFSSGGPRGGGGGRFGGSRGGYNGDRGYGGGDRGYNDRGFGGGGGDRSFSSSSGGYRSGGGYSGGGGGGGGYRDNRGQGGYGGDRSSYRDQYDSYAENN; this comes from the exons ATGTCGGACGAGGGAAAGTTGTTCGTTGGAGGTTTGAACTTCACCACCACCGAGGAGTCCTTGGCGTCGGCCTTCGGCAAATATGGAAACATCGAAAAGG TGGATGTGATCAAAGACAAAGAGACAGGAAGGTCCCGTGGTTTTGGCTTCGTGAAATATGAAAATGTGGAGGATGCTAAGGATGCACTTGAGGCCATGAATGGAAAG ACTCTGGATGGCCGTTCTATCCGCGTGGACGAAGCAGGCAAGGGCGGCCGCTCCAGGGGAGGATTCAGCTCCGGTGGGCCACGTGGGGGTGGCGGCGGCCGTTTTGGCGGATCCCGAG gtGGTTACAATGGAGACCGGGGCTACGGCGGCGGCGACAGGGGCTACAATGACAGGGGATTTGGAGGCGGAGGCGGAGACAGGAGCtttagcagcagcagcggcggctaCAGGAGTGGTGGTGGCTActcaggcggcggcggtggcggcggcggctacAGAGACAATAG GGGACAAGGTGGATATGGCGGCGACCGTTCTTCTTACCGCGACCAATACGACAGCTATG CTGAAAACAACTAA
- the cirbpa gene encoding cold inducible RNA binding protein a isoform X1 yields the protein MSDEGKLFVGGLNFTTTEESLASAFGKYGNIEKVDVIKDKETGRSRGFGFVKYENVEDAKDALEAMNGKTLDGRSIRVDEAGKGGRSRGGFSSGGPRGGGGGRFGGSRGRGGYNGDRGYGGGDRGYNDRGFGGGGGDRSFSSSSGGYRSGGGYSGGGGGGGGYRDNRGQGGYGGDRSSYRDQYDSYAENN from the exons ATGTCGGACGAGGGAAAGTTGTTCGTTGGAGGTTTGAACTTCACCACCACCGAGGAGTCCTTGGCGTCGGCCTTCGGCAAATATGGAAACATCGAAAAGG TGGATGTGATCAAAGACAAAGAGACAGGAAGGTCCCGTGGTTTTGGCTTCGTGAAATATGAAAATGTGGAGGATGCTAAGGATGCACTTGAGGCCATGAATGGAAAG ACTCTGGATGGCCGTTCTATCCGCGTGGACGAAGCAGGCAAGGGCGGCCGCTCCAGGGGAGGATTCAGCTCCGGTGGGCCACGTGGGGGTGGCGGCGGCCGTTTTGGCGGATCCCGAGGTAGAG gtGGTTACAATGGAGACCGGGGCTACGGCGGCGGCGACAGGGGCTACAATGACAGGGGATTTGGAGGCGGAGGCGGAGACAGGAGCtttagcagcagcagcggcggctaCAGGAGTGGTGGTGGCTActcaggcggcggcggtggcggcggcggctacAGAGACAATAG GGGACAAGGTGGATATGGCGGCGACCGTTCTTCTTACCGCGACCAATACGACAGCTATG CTGAAAACAACTAA
- the ndufa13 gene encoding NADH dehydrogenase [ubiquinone] 1 alpha subcomplex subunit 13 has translation MAGSKVKQDMPPPGGYAAFDYKRNLPKRGLSGYSMFGIGIGLMVFGYWRLFKWNRERRRLQIEELEARIAMMPLIQAEQDRRNLRMMRENLEEEAILMKDVPGWKVGESVYHTERWVPPLADELFNLKPREEFLHKRFGFLWYV, from the exons atggcgggctccaaggtgaAGCAGGACATGCCTCCGCCAGGAGGCTATGCCGCCTTCGACTACAAGAGAAATCTACCCAAAAGAGGACTCTCGG GTTATAGCATGTTTGGCATCGGCATCGGCCTCATGGTGTTCGGCTACTGGAGACTTTTCAAGTGGAACCGTGAGAGGAG GCGCTTGCAGATCGAGGAGCTGGAAGCCAGGATAGCGATGATGCCGCTTATTCAGGCGGAGCAAGACCGCAG GAATTTGCGGATGATGAGGGAAAATTTAGAAGAGGAGGCAATTCTCATGAAGGACGTTCCCGGgtggaag GTGGGCGAGAGCGTCTACCACACGGAGCGCTGGGTGCCCCCCCTGGCCGACGAGCTCTTCAACCTCAAGCCACGGGAGGAGTTTTTACACAAGCGCTTTGGCTTCTTGTGGTACGTGTGA